The segment TTTGAATCGCTTCGTCATCTTCCTTGGCGCCGCTCGAAACGAGCGCGTCGACCAGGAACGCGGTGTTCGACAGGTCAGGGCGAGTCTTGCCGCTGTAGCCGGAGCCGCCGTAGTTCATGTCTTCTTCGCCGATGCCGTCGGTGTCGGTGATCTGCACTCCGCGGACGAACTTCTCGGCGTTCTTCACGATCTCGTCGTACTTGCCATCTTTGTTCGCCTTGTTGAAGCACATCAGGGCGATGCAGGTTTCGTAGTTCTTCAGCCGACCGTTCGCGGCGTAAACGCCTCCGTCGTCGCGAACCGCTTTTTCGAGATAAGCGAGACTCTTGGCGACGGCTGGATCGCTGACGCCGCGGCCATGTTCCAGCAGCGCGAGCGTCGCCAGAGCGGTTGGGCCGATCCCGATTTGCGAACTATAGGAACCATCGGCCGCTTGTTTGCTGGCGAGGTATTTCACCCCGTTGGCGACGACGGCGTCGTAGTCGGCGTCCGCGGCCGTTACTGCGCTCGGTGGACCAAACGTCAGCGTGACGATTAGCAGCGGTAAGGCCGCGGCCAGAAACTTGCGACCAGCCAGGGGGTTTAGCGACATGAGGTTCTCCATTGTGTAGCGCCGGGGATGCAAGCCAACCAGTCTGTAACTGCAATTGCCGCGCCAGGCCGGATATTCGTTACAAAGGGGGCGAAGCTCGAGTTAGCCTCTATATATTCATACCGCGCTCGTGGCTGTCGGTATTGGTTGTCGAAAGAAACGACAGTCCTGTCGGGGAGTTCGACAGCGGCGGAATTTGATTTTTCGTTTCGCCGGCAGGGCGTAACCTATGTTAGAGGACCCCCTAGGGGAAACTGCGCATTCATGTCGTCGCCCACCGAAAGTAGAACCATGTCTCGCTTTGCATTGCTCGCCGTCTTCGTCGCCGTTGGTTTGGGCGTCGCTCCGCTGTCGGCCGCCCAGCCTGATCCCGAGGTCGAATTGGTCGATGTCGATGAGCTCTATCAGTTTGGACAGTTGGCCGCGACGCTGGCCACCTATAAGCCGAATCCGTATCTCTACCATGACGAAGCGATCAAGCTGCAACAGATCGCCAACTCGTTGGTGGGACGCGAAGTGGAGTTCACCGCTGGGGTGCGCAACTTCAAATGTGACGAAGTGCTGATCAACGTTTCCTGGACCGGGCGAACGCAGATTGCGATGGAGCACAAATACGCTCCGATGTTCGGCAACAACGAAACGCTCGTTTACGAACCGATGCCGCGGCGCAACTTGTTTGTGCAGCCGGTCGGGTTGCGGATTGGGGACGAGATTCCGCTTTCGCTGGTCCGCAAATTGAACGTCGGCGATGGGTTGGTCTTCCGCGGGACGATCGTTGCGGCGCCGACCTGGCTGACCTGCGACATGTTCGCTCCGCAGGTCGGCGTCGTGGTCGCCGACTGGCGAGTCGTGGCGGCGAACCACAACGTGATCGAGATTGATCTCGAAACCAGCAATCCCAACTAGCCTTTTCCGGCGGAAGCCGACTTGGGGGACTGCTCCCCAAACCGCGCAATTATTTGCCGAGAGGGCGCGAAATAGCCGCTATCGAGGCGCAATTTTGCAAATCTTGCGGCAAGGCGTCGGTCGTTCGTCGAACCGTCGTAGTGTAAAATGAAGGGCTTGGGCGACCCTTGTGGGGCCCGTCTACGTACCAAGGCGAATTGTTCACTCTCAACCGGAACTGAGATTCATGCGTATTGCGTCTGCCTGTTTAATCGCGCTGCTGATGGCCGTTTCGACCGCAGCGGCTGCCGAAACGCTCGGCATCTCGAAGACCAAGCCGGCCGAAGGACCGTATGTCGAAATCGACGGCGGCTTCATGGTCCCCTACGAAATCACCATCCCCGGCACTGAAGTCCAGTTGTCGATGGTCCCGGTCCCCGGCGGCAAGCGGGTGATGGGAGAAGGCGCCTCGGCCTATACCGTGAAGGTCGAACCGTTCTGGATGCAGAAGACCGAAACGAACTGGGCGCAGTACAAAGAGTTCATGCGACTCTATGACTTGTTCAAGCAGCTCGAAGGGAACGGCGTTCGCCTGGTCACTGACGATAACAAGATCGACGCGATCACCATTCCGACCCCGCTGTATGAACCGACCTTCACCTACGAAAACGGCGAAGATCCGGAGCAAGCGGCCGTCACCATGACGCAGTACTCGGCGATGCAGTACAGCAAGTGGATCAGCGGCGTCAGCGGCAAGCAGTATCGTCTGCCGAGCGAAGCCGAATGGGAACATGCGGCCTCGGGCGGCGTGGCTGGTCCCTATTCGTTTGGCGACGCCGACAAGATCGGCGACTACGCGTGGTACGCCGAAAACTCGGATGGCGCTCAGCACAAAGTGGGCGAACAGAAGCCGAACCAGTATGGCCTGTACGATATGAACGGCAACGTTTGGGAATGGGTGCTCGACGCCTATTCCGAAGAAGCGCCCGCAGCGCTGGCCGGCAAGACGGTTACTGTCGCCGAAGCGATCCAGTGGCCGACCAAGCCGTTCCCGCTTTGCTCGAAGGGTGGTTCGTGGGATGACGACGCTGAAAATTGCGAAGTCACTTCCAAGCTCGGCTCGCATGACGATGATTGGAAAGGCTCGGATCCGAACATCCCGCTCAGCCCGTGGTGGTTCACCGAGTATCCTTCGACCTGCGTCGGCTTCCGCTTGATTCGTCCGCTGACCGAACTGCCGAAGGCCGAAATGATCAAGTACTGGGACTCGCTCCCGGAAAACCTGCAGTTCGACGTCGCCGACCGTCTGAACGGCGGCCGCGGCGTCCTCGGCTTGGTCGACGAAAAGCTGCCGGAAGCGATCAAGCAGCTGGACGAGTAATCGTCCGCCGCGACACGATGAAGAAACGAAAAACGCCGAGGGGTTTTCCCTCGGCGTTTTTTTATGCGCCTCGCGAAAGGGAAGTGCTAGCACTCTCGCCGCTCGATCCTACAACGCGCATAGCTCGAATATTGCGCGCCTGGCCACTGCTATTTTGGTCGGCCTGGCGATGCGGCGGTATCGACTTCCCTCGGCAGCGGTCGATACGACGAAGGACGTTCTGCGCCAGGATGGCGAACCGGAGCGTCTTACATGGACGACCTGCGCAAAAGTGCGAACGCGGCCTCGATGGCGGAATCGAAGTCGCCAGGTACGGATACCTATTTCTGTAGAACCAGAGTCATGAAGTCGATCGCGTCACTCTGTTTGTGCTTGACGGCGGCGTTCTGCGCGGCGCCGACGAATTACGCCCAGGCCGCTGCGCCCAACGCGATGGCCATTGATGGTTCTTGGCCAGCGGCGGACGTCACGTACGCTTCAACGCAGCAAGATTCGCTGGTGACGCCGGTTGGCTATTACGCGGCTGCCGGTTGCAGTTGCGGTCACGGCGGCCAGTGCGATTGCCTTTGTTGCCGCGAGTCGCTCACCAATGGGCTGTGGGGCTACGGTTATTGCCTGGAAGATTGCGGGATCGGCATCAAGAGCTCGCTGACGCAGTTCTACCAAGGCCCGTCGAGCGGCGGTCGTCAGCAATCGTTCAGCTACGGCGCGAAGTTCGATCTCTACGCTGATTTCAACACCGAGAAGATGGGGCTGTGGGAAGGGGGCGATATCCTGGTTCACGCCTCGGAATGGCAGTTCGGCGAGAACGCCAACGCCGACGCCGTCTTCGCTTCGCCGGTCAATGCGAACCTGCTCTACCCGACCAACGGACCTTCGTACGCGCTGTCGCATTTGCTGCTGACGCAACAACTTGGCGACGGACATCTGGCGATGGTCGGCCGCTATAGCATGCTCGACTTGTGGGAAGGATTTTATCCGGACTACGGTCACGGCTTGGACGGCTTTATGAACGTTTCGATGATCATTCCGTTGAATATTATCGTGCCGACCGTCGCGCCGATCTCGAACATGGCCGGCCTCGTCAAAGCGGGCGAACGTGGTCTGGAGCGGGGCGTCATCGTTACCGAAACGACCAACCACGCGACCGACGCCGGGCTCGACTTCAACAACGGCGTGACGATCCTCGGTTTCGATCGTCTCTATACCGACTTCGGCGGCCTGGCCGGTTCGCACACCGTTGCGGCGACCTA is part of the Blastopirellula sediminis genome and harbors:
- a CDS encoding prenyltransferase/squalene oxidase repeat-containing protein, with the protein product MSLNPLAGRKFLAAALPLLIVTLTFGPPSAVTAADADYDAVVANGVKYLASKQAADGSYSSQIGIGPTALATLALLEHGRGVSDPAVAKSLAYLEKAVRDDGGVYAANGRLKNYETCIALMCFNKANKDGKYDEIVKNAEKFVRGVQITDTDGIGEEDMNYGGSGYSGKTRPDLSNTAFLVDALVSSGAKEDDEAIQKALIFVSRCQNLESKYNTTKFAGKVNDGGFYYTPAVSGDQGDRGTPDGGLRSYGSMGYAGLKSMVYAGVDKNDPRVQAVLEYVKKNFDVSANPGMGQAGVFYYYQTFAKALDAFGEPTITDAAGVAHDWRKELIAELAKRQQADGSWANSNTQWMEGDANLATSFALLALADCQAK
- a CDS encoding formylglycine-generating enzyme family protein — its product is MRIASACLIALLMAVSTAAAAETLGISKTKPAEGPYVEIDGGFMVPYEITIPGTEVQLSMVPVPGGKRVMGEGASAYTVKVEPFWMQKTETNWAQYKEFMRLYDLFKQLEGNGVRLVTDDNKIDAITIPTPLYEPTFTYENGEDPEQAAVTMTQYSAMQYSKWISGVSGKQYRLPSEAEWEHAASGGVAGPYSFGDADKIGDYAWYAENSDGAQHKVGEQKPNQYGLYDMNGNVWEWVLDAYSEEAPAALAGKTVTVAEAIQWPTKPFPLCSKGGSWDDDAENCEVTSKLGSHDDDWKGSDPNIPLSPWWFTEYPSTCVGFRLIRPLTELPKAEMIKYWDSLPENLQFDVADRLNGGRGVLGLVDEKLPEAIKQLDE
- a CDS encoding carbohydrate porin codes for the protein MKSIASLCLCLTAAFCAAPTNYAQAAAPNAMAIDGSWPAADVTYASTQQDSLVTPVGYYAAAGCSCGHGGQCDCLCCRESLTNGLWGYGYCLEDCGIGIKSSLTQFYQGPSSGGRQQSFSYGAKFDLYADFNTEKMGLWEGGDILVHASEWQFGENANADAVFASPVNANLLYPTNGPSYALSHLLLTQQLGDGHLAMVGRYSMLDLWEGFYPDYGHGLDGFMNVSMIIPLNIIVPTVAPISNMAGLVKAGERGLERGVIVTETTNHATDAGLDFNNGVTILGFDRLYTDFGGLAGSHTVAATYATGTFRDFNPNGWITGPAGLVQIPILGEQKGSWSAGYIAEQRLWQDPCNAQRYSKMMLTLGVADHDTSPYGFGANVSSEAFGLFACRPSDRMGIGYFYYDLTNGFQTAIQALGPAQNVQGGEIYYNAAITKWFHLTADAQAIQPIYKANDTAIVLGLRGRIDF